The nucleotide sequence aaccgaagtatattttctaaccttataactaacttataaacttaatactattactactttttaattactttaaaccttcttttaacctttatttttaataatattaatatatatattattataaaactttttattaagctttttttatatattaatattttttaataattttaataattatatattatatttaaaagatcttataaataaattactatttatatattaaatataaatataatctaaacttaattttattaaattaattatataattattttttaaattactttattttctaattttaatagcttaaataataccttttttttttattaaataacttaaataaccttaataaagaatttattataagctattatataagtaatagttttataataatttttaaagtttataaagctattattactttataaaatctttttatatataaatataacttaaaatataattatagttttattaatataattattaatatttagtatttaataaaattaatattaataaaaaactagttttattaatataaaagttattattttaaagatttaaagtatttataatattaaattaatttttttaaattaaaagattaaaagtatttttatatatttttaaaattaattaaaaagttattatttaagtttatattatattagctttatattataactattagttaattattataatattaatatctaaattataggctaaaagtattatttatagttaaggcttatagctaagagcttattctagtagagagaacctagataCTTAGCCAGAAcccatcttcctcaagaacTTCAGGGAGATGTTCTTTGCCATAAGCGTCGTGATAGGCGTCAAGAGTGCCGACAATTATGGTATTCTTTTGGTTGCAACCCTTGAATCTACGCGGGATTTGCTCGCCAAAGATACCTGCGAAGGCGTCTTGTAACTCGGTGCCAGCAGTGTAGACGGGGCTGGATTGAGAGGCATTGAGTGTGATAATGCTCTTCGGAGTCTTGAAGTTGTCTGCGGTTTTGTATGGTAGCTTCTTATAGCGAAGCCAACCATCAATTCCTGTCTCGGCCATGGCTAGGAGGGCCAGAGAAGACACGACTGCTGTCCGAAGTAACATATTGGGAGTCTGTGACCCTGTGTAGGTCATCAGTGAAGATGCGGTAGGGAGTAGTGGTGAAGGGGCACGGAAGTGAAAGAGTTTATAGCTGGCATGTATTACACGCAGCTTGTATGACTTCACGGCATGACTAGAGAGGGATATTATAGACCTGTTTCTGAGGTACTCTTGAGGCAAGACATGACGCTTGAGTAAATTCGAAGAGCCAGACAAGGCACCCACAAGACTAATTCAGCCTAATATGCTAACTCGTAGGATAACCCACATGGCATGACTGGCTTCCTGATTTGTTCTGCATGAGATCGTCGAATACCCTTGAAAGATGGCCTCTTAATTGGTGCAATTTGAATTTGCGGTAGATCATGTGTATAGCCGGGAACAATCTGAATCCTTTCAGTGGACAAACAATCCAGAGGCTTTTCTGCAAGTGGATTAAAGGAGAATGCGGGGTATGCGGGGAGTAACTAAGAGACCTGGCAAACACAAGATGCAGCAAACAGCCGAGCCAATGATCAACATAAGATCCTGTTCTTACTCCCCATTGATATTGTTTTCTCAAAGAACAGCCGCTTAGTCACCTCGGCATTCTCTCCGGAACAGCGCAAACTTCCAGAGGCATGAGCCAGCTGCTCACCGTAAAGTGTCCTTTGGGAGCAAGAAACTATCAGGACTTGAGATATTAcaataaactatataaaagatcttcTAAGCTTATGCTAAATTGGTACTACATTAACCCAAGTCTTCCTATTATTTAGCattaaggtcctgagttttacTTCCCCCTTTAAGGTGATAGTGACAGTTGACTTTTTGCCTGGATAACAATGCTGATTTCTACCGGGTACTTAGCCTTTGGGTAAATATTACAGGATTTATCCAAGCCCCGCAGGATAAATCCCCGATTGTCACAGATCAGAAAAAAGTTATTTGCCGAAGTTGTGGCAAGATCGGCATTATTGCCGCAGCTTGAAAGACTTCTTTCCTCATTGCGTCATGAAGAACCGCCCCTTGAGATGAGAGTATATTGCGTAGGTCGTGCTACCCGACCGTCCTACAAGTTACTACTGGCTCCAACTATCACAAATGTGTTATCTGAGGAACATGGCTCTCCACGTCACCAACATCCGAAGCGCTTTAGTACTCACAAATCTTCTTGTATCTTGCTTGTGCATTACCATTGATCCATCTGAGCCTGGCACAAAGGTACTAGACGCCATTGTTATCCCCAATGCCGATAATGTGCGTGGCTATCTGTATCTCCCAACCGAACTCCCGGCGTACCCAGGTGTAAACATACATTGGAAATCGTCCCATCCAGATATGGTGTCGGATGAGCCTCGTGGAAGAATTGCCTCGGGTGCCGTCAAGAGACCAGCCGTTGGCTCTGATGCTGTCACGGTCCATTTGACTGCTTGCCTCGAAGGTGGCGGCTATCGGCCGCTTTGTCGCCAATTCCCGGTCAAGGTGCAACCATCTGTTGACCTTGCCCAGTTATCCCGTTACGCCATGACAAACTTCGCAAGGTCCAATTCCAACATAGGTCAGCAAGTATATTTCGCAACGAGCATGGGCAACAATCCGACGGCCTGGCTGGCCACCAATAGTGGTAAAGCTGTCCTCAACTCTACCAAAGGCATGCATGGCACCCGAGATCCCGTGGTTGTACGTATACCAGAGGGCGATAGATTCTTCCTCATTGCGACTGATCTCAATGTTGACGCGGTGGAGTATGGATGGAAGGGCTGGGACTGGGCTCAAAGTGGTGCGAGTCGCTACATCGAGGTTTGGGAATCCGATGACCTGCGAAACTGGTCGCAACAACGGCATATCCTTGTGTCACCAGAGGAAGCTGGAATGACATATGCTCCAGAGGCTATCTGGGATCCCGAGATTGGGGAATTTGTTGTCTTTTGGACTTCGAGCATGTATCCAAAAGGGACGCACTACTCTAGTGACAAAAGCGATCCTAATGGACGTTATCCGTTGACCGGAGGGCAAACGTTGTATTCAACGACTCGGGATTTCATCAACTTTAGCCCTGCAAAAGTGATGACAGCGCGAACTGGGCACGGGACGCTGGATCCAGTCATCATACCGGACGGCAAAGGATACTACCAACGCATAGTTTCCGACCGCAATTCCACAGGAGTAAATCTTACTTGGTATGGACTACCATGTGATTCAGAAGATCTCTACCAAGAGAGAGCACGATCCATCCTCGCCCAGCCAGATGAATGGGAGCTCATTGCAACGTGCATCACCCATCGCACAATGAACACCACGTACGCCGAGGGTCCGCTTGTCTTCAAAGCAAACCTCCATGATTCTCGTGGTAAAGGTTACTACATGTACGCAGACCAAAAATGGGCTGGCTCACCTTCAGGAGAATTCATGGAACAGCAGTACCAGCCTTACTGGACTGCGGATGTTGGAAAGCCAAACTGGCAGCCAATCAACTGGACGCTGAAGCCTGACTACGATCAGTCACTTGGAGTCATTCGGCATGGCCATGTCTGGTCCCTCACAACCGCTGAGCATGCAGCACTTCGCGGAGCAAATTTACGCTCTATTCAGATAATTCCCCCCAAGAAGCGTGTCTACAGAATCGGCGAGTCTCTCGACCTCGAGGGCATGGTTGTATCTGCGCGGTACTCGGACGGTATCACAGATGATGAATTATTTGAAGGCTATGGCGGCTTTTCGATCTCTGGCTTTGACCCGCGCAGACAAGGCAAACAAGTAGTGAATGTCTCGTACTCGGTGGTTGGCAACActaaatcatcatcatttacCGTGGCGGTGAAACATTGGTAGTTACTACTATTACATCACGTTTCGTTCAAAGAATGGATAATGTTATATCTCTTGATATAGACAGAggtcagatcagatcatttATAGTCTACAGCATTCTATTCAACAACCATGACTGATTATAGATAGTACGTTACTTAACCTGCTTCTCGTGTCTTCGCTGATCCGCACTAATCCAGTAAACACCCTTTCGTGTTTAGATCAACGGGTTATTGGACTACTTGATACCGTCAATGCCGCCCTTCCCCGGGTTAGGCTTGAATGCGATCTGTTGCTAGGAGcgaagaagggaaaaaagataaaggcagCACTGGCACTTTGGTCAAGAGCCATGGTCTTGTGGAAGCCGAACCTCTCGGTCATGTAACCAGACACCAATAGACCAACCAATTGGACACATGCACTGCCGTTGGTGAGACCAGCCTTCCAAGGAGCCGGGATCTGATAAGTGTCGTCTTTGGCAGGCCGCCCGTAGCGCTTCCGGAACTCAGGCAAGCCGAACATATTGCCGATGAGCATTGTGCCATAGCCTTCCATGAAGATAGCGGTAGACATCAGAAGGGCCCACAAGACTGCTTTACGATACAGCTTGAGGGCATCCCATCCACGTGGGATCTATAAGAAACCGAAGACCAGAAGCTCTCGAACCGACAGCAGTCAAGCAGATTTCCTTTACTTCCTTCTTTGATAGGGCCTCAACACAAACTTTGACATCACAAAACGCAAAAATGATTTTCGGCTCTGTAGCCGCAATGGCGACTGACGGCCAAGTTTATCCACCGGCTGTACACACCAAGTTTTCTCCAGACGGAAACCCCCTGCTTTATCCCGGGAATACGACTGTTTGTCACATCCCAGCGGAATCGCCTCTCCTTCCCGGGCTTTGGGAGGTATACAACACCATCGCCTCTCATCCAACACTTTCGAAAAGGTTCTGTCTACTCCCGCCTGATTCGTGGCACATGACGGTATTCGACGGGGTCCGCCAGGAAGAGGCCGAACCTGGCATGTGGCCAGAGGGTTTGGAGAAGTTGCCTCTGGACGAATGCACGGGGAACTTTTCCAAGAGCGTAAGGAGCCTGGGTCTCTCATTGATGGCAGAAGGTCTCGCACCGCCATACAAGATGCGTGTTAATGGTTTCCAACTTGGTCAGTTTGGCATGGCACTCGACATCATGGGAGcgacagagagagaggagaagcgTATGAGAAGACTGCGCTCCAGGCTCGCTGACGCCTTCGGGTTCCGCGCCCCTAACCACCTGACGTACCCGTTTCACGTTAGCATAGCGTATCTAATCCGGTGGCTGGAAGGCGAGGATCAAGCTGAGTTCGAGAAAGCCGTCGCAGGTTGGCTGCCAAAGATAAAGACACGCTTTGAGCTTGGAACGGTTGAATTCTGTACCTTTGATGAGATGTTCTCGTTTCCCAGACTTTTCTAATTAGGCGAAACGGCCAAGGGCAAAGCATTACGTTAAGCTTGTCACTTTTAGTTACAGCATAAGAAATTATAGGAACTCAAGATATCTACAGATACCATTTATGCCGGCGCTGAGAAATAGGAGAGTGGTAATCTTTTCATATGATTTGATCTGCTTACAGGGTTTGTCTACATTACGTAGCTTTGAAATGTCACACTGTAAAGATCAGACATCACTTGTCAGGTTCAGAGCGCAAAAGTCATCTCTTATAAGATCTTCCTACTCTTGGCTTCCGCCTAACAGGTAGACTCGTGGACTGACAGAGTATCGAACGAATTCCTGCGCTGTAACTTCTCCAATTCCGCTGGTGCCACCGACTACAGAGTCGAGAGATATGACTTCCCAGTATTGCAATCTCAAAGTATGAAGCAGAGCAAGACACCTACTACTTCCTCCCTTTTTCTCGAGTCTAATCATTTTCTGTCACGACCCTCCTTACAGGCTCTCGTTCGACTTCGGACGCTCTGTGATGCATCATCAATCCGCGATGGCTCACTTCAATCAAAGCTGGACCGACTTATCAGCTGGTGGGTTACGACATTACATGGAGCGTTAATGTGTGCTCTGTTGAATTGTAACCAATTTGATTAGCTTACCATGTATTAAGAACTAATAGAGGGATGAAAGGGCTCATCCCAGCGCGACACCCTAAGACTTTAGTGTTTAAACCGCAGTCTACGTACGTTTCTGATCTAACTTGTTCTGAAAGTTCTATTATGCTGACGACAGCGTGACATAGATACCAAAGCTAACCCTATCAGCCTCCCCAAGACCGTGAGGATACTTACCAAAACGGCAGCGGAAAATCAAAAGACCTGGCAGAGCGTGAAGAGCGCGTCAACTCGCACTGAGCAATGGCAACGGTGCAGGACCTAATGACTGTAGTTCAGTACTAATACTCAATATCAATAACATATATTCAGTTGGTGTGTCAGCTAGTATTTCCGTTCCTACTATGTTACTCGCATAGAAGGTGAATGACATATCGGAATGGTTTTAACTACTGTGAAAAAAGGCTTGAAAAGAAGAATGGGTCGCAAGAGTTGTGCCCAAGCATTGGATAGTAGAAAGACATGGGGTCTCAGAGATGGCCGAGACAGACATTGCATCATCGATGGAGGTCTCCCGAAACCCAGGAGCCTGGTTCACGGGTATGGTAGACGCGAGGGCTTGACTTGGGCGGCCGACTCGCTTACCAATGCGGTCGCTCGAAATGAGAGCTGAAAGTTTTGAGAAGCAGACAATCGGTGCTGATTGGGCTCCAGTCACTTGGCCATGATGCGAATTGCTTTTTATGTCGCCCTAATAATGCATCCAATGATGAGGCGAGACTAGCGTATATCGCTCTGGCCGCCAATGTTCAGCTGTAGCACCTTCGCACCTCAATATCTTGGTGCAGATCAACCAAAATTCTTGTGAGATCTCGATAGGCTGGCGATAATTAATTACCGAACAAAATCGGTGCCTGACCGGCCCCACCCTTCCATTTTTAGGTCAGGCTTGATATCAATTAAATGCTTTATCCCTCTTACCGACTTTCATCTTTTACCATAAACAATTGTCTTCTGTCGCACTAGATCATCACAAAAATGAAACAGATCTTCCAAAACCTAAGCGCAGTTGAATCCGCCGTGGCACAGCTCTGTGCTGCGCTACGAGATGATGCACAATCAGAAGCTGGACAGGTACCGCCTTTCCATCGCCCCCATGGTACTCATGAGCTGACCGTACCTTAAGGCCCGTATCAACACAGCAGCCATCAACTTGAAGGACGCCCTTAAAGCTATGAGCGACTCCCAATCGGCCATTGAAAGCTCTGGTGAtgacaccaagaagaaggccctcCAGGACTTGATTGGCCCAGTAAATCTCAACAGCTTGAAGATAGACTTGGCGGCTGCTAACATTCAAATCTTGTAGTTTTCCAAAGGCCTCAGCCAATTCGCAAAAATCATCACCAATATCTACGAGCGTGGACCCCTTCCTGATGGTGTTGCATCAGACTTGAAACCTGTTCTGGCCAAGTATGAAGAGGTTCAAGAGGTAAGTACCCCGCCCGCATCGTCTCTCAAGGAGATAATTAATGTGAGTAAACAGTCTTATGAGAAGCTTGCTACGGACAGCGGCCTGAAGATCGATTTGTATATGCCTGGAGTGTCAAATGTACTGCCAGCAAATGTGGAGGAGGCCTTTGGCAAGCTTGGCGGGCGGTAGAGCAAGGCTGCTCATATGGCGCTATGATTCCGTTTTTGCCAAATACCCTTATACTTTGACCTCTAGATATAAATTAACCAGGGTATCACCTTGACATATTGGATTCGCGCTGGCAATCTTACACAAACTAACGCTCTTGGGTCCCTCATCCATATCTCTCGTGCTCGGTACTTCTGACGTATCAAAGATATGCATCACGCGCTCACAGATTAGTGGTTGTCAAGAGTAGCCGCCCTACCCAATAAGTATCCAAGCTTATTGCATTTGCGTGATTAATGCTAACTCTGCAATTGGGCAGAGGTACAGGCGAGGTCACTGTGCATAGACTGGGCTGCATAGTCAGCAGCAGATTTGCAGATCTATTGTTATTGCTATTGGTCATCAAGAATATGCATATGTAGTCCGAGTTTCCTTTTCTCCGGCATGTTTCATTATCCCCTAATCGGGAAGATTGCGCATTGGCTTCCGAAAAAGGTCGTGTTTGGTGCGTAGATACGATCAGCCCTGTGATATCTTATACCCACTTAACAACCCCTCTTCCCCTTCGCCATTGTTCTTGCACTCTGACTTTATTTTCCGCATTATATCGACTCCTCTTGCTgatttataaaacctttcaTATCATCTTTTCAGCTCATCATCTAATGCTCCACTTCTGATAAAATGCTCAGCGTCAATATTTCTATCGTGAAAGCAACCATCTTCTCCCTTCAATATCATGTTCTAGGGTCGTTCTTCTTACTCTTGGCTCTAAGCTATGTTTACGATAGATATCGGCCTGGTCTGTCTTGTATTCCCGGTCCGCCTCTCGCAAAGTGGA is from Fusarium musae strain F31 chromosome 4, whole genome shotgun sequence and encodes:
- a CDS encoding hypothetical protein (EggNog:ENOG41), with the translated sequence MAETGIDGWLRYKKLPYKTADNFKTPKSIITLNASQSSPVYTAGTELQDAFAGIFGEQIPRRFKGCNQKNTIIVGTLDAYHDAYGKEHLPEVLEEDGFWLIII
- a CDS encoding hypothetical protein (CAZy:GH43), translating into MVSDEPRGRIASGAVKRPAVGSDAVTVHLTACLEGGGYRPLCRQFPVKVQPSVDLAQLSRYAMTNFARSNSNIGQQVYFATSMGNNPTAWLATNSGKAVLNSTKGMHGTRDPVVVRIPEGDRFFLIATDLNVDAVEYGWKGWDWAQSGASRYIEVWESDDLRNWSQQRHILVSPEEAGMTYAPEAIWDPEIGEFVVFWTSSMYPKGTHYSSDKSDPNGRYPLTGGQTLYSTTRDFINFSPAKVMTARTGHGTLDPVIIPDGKGYYQRIVSDRNSTGVNLTWYGLPCDSEDLYQERARSILAQPDEWELIATCITHRTMNTTYAEGPLVFKANLHDSRGKGYYMYADQKWAGSPSGEFMEQQYQPYWTADVGKPNWQPINWTLKPDYDQSLGVIRHGHVWSLTTAEHAALRGANLRSIQIIPPKKRVYRIGESLDLEGMVVSARYSDGITDDELFEGYGGFSISGFDPRRQGKQVVNVSYSVVGNTKSSSFTVAVKHW
- a CDS encoding hypothetical protein (EggNog:ENOG41); the protein is MSTAIFMEGYGTMLIGNMFGLPEFRKRYGRPAKDDTYQIPAPWKAGLTNGSACVQLQQIAFKPNPGKGGIDGIK